A DNA window from Pseudorasbora parva isolate DD20220531a chromosome 19, ASM2467924v1, whole genome shotgun sequence contains the following coding sequences:
- the LOC137048259 gene encoding uncharacterized protein, protein MANEDRDARESLKQYILQRLHDRLVAVLERQPLNIDYLQFICRQEQVFISALSEIIHISEDVMLALTNLSNLIHHLRDTEALEEVSVTMELEPGHGRGRPRISISTSNLTHLIELGLPVKTIATLLGVSRATLFRRMAENNLSVRALYSTFTDEELDALVTEVKNSMPDAGYRMVRGALLAQGHRVQWDRVCASMHRVDSVGVLSRMTNLRCIAQRRYSVPHPKYMVHIDTNHKLIRYNMVIFGGIDGYSRKIMYLKVSDNNRSDTHLAIFREAVNTHGFPQRVRGDHGGENVGIAELMFSVRGTEDNSFIAGKSVHNQRINRLWRDVFVGVTSVYYNILHTLEDSHLLDISNALHLFSCHYVFLPRIQASLDVFCEGWDNHPIRTEQNLTPNQLWQVGQFQNPVMDPENVAIPNIEWEDSGYSDDPHLGVHVPLLDISLTDEEMTQLKENINPLQHSESFGVDLYLSTVQYVERLS, encoded by the exons ATAAGTGCCCTGTCTGAAATTATACATATATCAGAAGATGTCATGCTAGCGCTTACAAACCTAAGCAACCTCATCCACCATCTGAGGGATACAGAGGCATTGGAGGAGGTATCTGTTACAATGGAGCTGGAGCCAGGACATGGACGTGGACGTCCAAGAATTTCAATTTCAACGAGCAATCTTACACATCTAATAGAACTTGGGCTTCCAGTCAAGACTATTGCAACTCTACTTGGTGTGTCTCGTGCAACACTGTTCAGGCGGATGGCTGAAAACAATTTATCTGTGAGAGCTTTGTACAGCACATTTACGGATGAAGAGCTTGATGCTCTTGTCACTGAGGTGAAGAACTCCATGCCAGATGCAGGATATCGTATGGTTCGAGGGGCTCTACTGGCACAGGGTCACCGCGTACAGTGGGATAGGGTGTGTGCATCGATGCATCGTGTGGACAGTGTCGGTGTTCTCTCCAGAATGACCAACCTGAGATGCATTGCTCAGAGAAGATATAGTGTTCCTCACCCCAAGTACATGGTGCACATAGACACCAACCATAAACTCATCAG gtACAACATGGTAATCTTTGGAGGAATAGATGGTTATTCAAGAAAG ATTATGTATCTCAAGGTTTCAGACAACAACCGCTCGGACACCCATTTGGCCATTTTCAGGGAGGCGGTGAATACACACGGGTTTCCACAGAG AGTGAGGGGTGATCATGGCGGTGAAAATGTGGGAATTGCAGAACTAATGTTTTCAGTTCGTGGCACTGAGGACAACAGCTTCATTGCTGGTAAAAGTGTTCATAATCAGAG AATAAACCGTCTCTGGCGTGATGTATTCGTAGGGGTGACGAGTGTCTACTACAATATTCTCCACACATTGGAAGACAGTCACCTGCTGGATATCAGCAATGCCTTGCACCTATTCAGCTGTCATTATGTCTTCCTGCCACGCATCCAGGCCAGCTTGGATGTGTTTTGTGAGGGGTGGGACAACCATCCCATAAGGACAGAGCAAAATCTGACACCAAACCAGCTGTGGCAAGTGGGGCAGTTCCAAAATCCAGTTATGGATCCAGAG AATGTAGCCATTCCAAACATTGAATGGGAGGACAGCGGATACTCTGATGACCCACACCTTGGGGTGCATGTTCCTTTGTTGGACATTTCATTGACAGATGAAGAAATGACACAACTTAAAGAAAACATCAACCCACTGCAACATTCTGAGTCTTTTGGAGTGGACCTCTACCTAAGCACTGTGCAGTATGTAGAGAGATTAAGCTAA